The Amycolatopsis sp. NBC_01480 genome segment CCACCCACGTGATCACCGACGTAGACGGTGACCCCATTTTTCCAGCCATCGCCATCATCGAGTCTGAGCGGGCGATGTCGGTAGCCATGCCGTCGTTCAGTCCGGCAGTCGTGCCGGGTACGTAGGTGGCGACGTTGACGGCCTGGTCGGGGTTGCCAATGGCGACGATGGCCTGCCCGGAGTTCGCCGGGTTGATGCCGAGCAGGTAGGCGGGCGGCTGGCCGGGCAAGGCTTGGTCCAGCCGGGTTTTGATCTGGTCCATTCCGGTGATCTTGCTGTTGAGCGCGTCCCGCTGTTTTTCTAAGGATTCGTATTCTTCTTGCTGTTGCGGGTCGCTGCGTTTCATACCGTCCAGCCGGTGCTGGATATCGTCCTTTTGCTGTTGCAGGTCCTTGTAGTCCCGGTCGAGTACGATTCGGTTGGCGCGGTCCCGGTCGGTCGCCGGGAGCCCGTTCATGGCGCCGATCGCGCCCGGCCGGTCACGAATGAGAATATCCCGCCCGGCATTCGACAGGGTCGCCCACCACGCGGCGTTCTGCGCTGGGGTCGCGTTCGGCAGTGGCTCTGGCAACGTCAAGCCGGGATCTTTCATCCCGTCCGCAGCGGCGGCCGTGACCGTCGATTCGTCCCCGGTGCCGAACTGCCCCGCCGCCGCCCGGTCCAGCACCGACGCTAGATCGGCGTCGATATCGCTGGCTGTGCGCAGGACCTGCGCGACCTCGTCCACCAGTTGCGTGCGTGTCCTTGCCCGGTCTTCCGGGTGCAGGTCGGGCGGCACTTGCTTGCCCGCGAAGCTGTCGACGAGGCTACCGGCGTCGGTGATCTGGAACCCGTACTTGCGGGCCAGCTCTTCGGCGCTGGTGAGGGCGTGCTGGACACCGGTGATCGCGTCGGCGGCCTGTCCCGCCGTCTTGCCCAGGATGGCAGCGCCAGCGGCGATGGTGTCCAGACCGTGCATCAATGCGCGGTGCTGGGTGCCCGCGTCGTCCGCTGCTGGTCCGCTCCAGCCCTCGATCGGCAAGGTCTTGCCGTAGTCGTCGCCGGAATGGATGAGGATCTGGGTCCGGGTCTGCAGAACGGAGAAGATCTCGTTCAGCGCGCTGGGGCTCCACTGTCGGACGTCGGCCAGTGACAGCATCAGCGTGGTCCCCGCATGGTCGGTGCGGCGGATGCGAACACCCCGGCGGCGGTGTGGTCACCCTGCTGGTAGCGATCGGCTGCGGTGTTCAGGCTGTCCGCGAAGTGCTGAGCTTCGCTGCACCACTCGGTGAACGTGGCCGCCAACGCTTCCTGACATCGCCCGGCCGAGGCCGCTGCTGTACCGCCCGGCACCGCTGCACCCACCCGCCCCGCCGGTTCCGCGCAATCCGCGCCACGCAGGGCGCCTACCTTCTCACCAGCGGATCTGCCAGCCGCTCTCAGCGCGTCCGGCACCGTTGTGAACCCCATCTCGACCCCTCCCCGTGATCAATCCATCACAGGGTACGGGACCATCACCAGTCAAACCCACCACCGTCGAGGCGTCCCGCAGACCTACCCATCCCGGCGCGGAGATCTACTCAGGGGGTTGTGAGTAGTCCTGCTCAGGGGCACAGCTCCGCGTTGCTGGTGTCCCTGGGCGGGGCGGTTTGTGCAATGAGTGCGTCCAGATGTGCGGCGAGCGCCGCCGCACTCCGGGCCGGCACAACGCTCGCGTCCATCGCCCGCCGCAGCTTTCCAGCCGCCTCGACCAGAACGGCGCGCAACAGAGCCGCACGTTCGACATCCGGAACTTCTGGTCGCTCCGACAGAATACTGCCCGTCCCCCATCATCTGACCTCGTCTCCCTGCTCCCGATTGGTTCAATCGAGTGTCAAGCCCCGGGTTTGATGGACACTGGATTAGTTGGTTTCCTGGGTTGTGGTGACCGGGTGGGTCATCGCGTGTAGTGCCTCGTACTCGGTGGGTGGGATGTGTCCGAGCTCGCCGTGCAGGCGCCGGTTGTTGTACCAGTCGATGTACTCGACCGTCGCGATCTCGAGGTCGTCGAGGCCGCGCCAGGGGCCGCGGTTGCGGATGAGTTCGGCCTTGTAGAGCGAGTTGAACG includes the following:
- a CDS encoding alpha/beta hydrolase, producing MLSLADVRQWSPSALNEIFSVLQTRTQILIHSGDDYGKTLPIEGWSGPAADDAGTQHRALMHGLDTIAAGAAILGKTAGQAADAITGVQHALTSAEELARKYGFQITDAGSLVDSFAGKQVPPDLHPEDRARTRTQLVDEVAQVLRTASDIDADLASVLDRAAAGQFGTGDESTVTAAAADGMKDPGLTLPEPLPNATPAQNAAWWATLSNAGRDILIRDRPGAIGAMNGLPATDRDRANRIVLDRDYKDLQQQKDDIQHRLDGMKRSDPQQQEEYESLEKQRDALNSKITGMDQIKTRLDQALPGQPPAYLLGINPANSGQAIVAIGNPDQAVNVATYVPGTTAGLNDGMATDIARSDSMMAMAGKMGSPSTSVITWVGYDAPQSIIPDAASTSFADKAEPSLRNFQDGLGAAHQGPVNTTVVGHSYGTTVVGQTARDLGLPANNVVMVASPGVGVDHANQLHLDGTPQDQVGQHIYSTKSPTDPIPILTNFDGPDIGLDHIDPLGPDPTTAWFGGQQFNSDPSNPLTSHSDYWLPRSESLKSMGKIIAGGQP